Proteins from one Athalia rosae chromosome 8, iyAthRosa1.1, whole genome shotgun sequence genomic window:
- the LOC105688124 gene encoding uncharacterized protein LOC105688124, translated as MDAKFARATQTRTTTPPAITFEGTQRFAPVTKSATPISSDESAAREPRFYRFESKSNRGDGLGHTVSALTAWRIRRIRRIRRHWHKTVFPRSFGIEQFQNRRVRRGCYAPVTFEHSSTTSHAGGQSDASTSVVRSRRDVRSENSGNISGRRYGSKTARVQPNGVAQNPTLKSQSDNAPETSKSIKGSEDIVGDREEKNDQDETVGSSLLDPLGLKDKVEDFMEDLGNFPNPLDALRGDGRHPGLPHYLGKADSSTKTSQVPQIEEHIVGASQQYNQYPNQYQQGANDYTLTSQNYPQTNSRQQYQQQPIVGGYRQSQGQQRPIVQPHSTIPQNPAPRPPIPLFGTSPVPQPPFGPAWTGRSNQMAYQRNSMPYQGYAASGYPNSYAQMNGQMTGAKSSMVGAPNPTIQSSNSNGPVNEQQTNGRNMNQPILGSPSPSSGGQEAIIGAPNPTSGFYGGGQDLSPFSDVVGVAQRVIGPLIQDSFTGSGGPYGYQNRNANPMTGMFNGADRYGRYGGYNGGSSPRHLGLGGLYDNGFNNLFDGGYNDWNYHNDRYDRIYGDGYEYGGDYPGYGYGHHHHNHQYSQIFK; from the exons atgGATGCAAAATTTGCAAGAGCAACACAAACTCGAACAACAACACCTCCAGCGATTACATTTGAAGGAACACAACGATTTGCTCCAGTTACAAAATCAGCAACTCCAATATCATCAGATGAATCAGCCGCAAGGGAACCAAGATTTTACCGGTTCGAGTCAAAATCCAATCGTGGGGACGGCTTGGGGCATACCGTCTCTGCACTCACCGCATGGAGGATTCGGAGGATTCGGAGGATTCGGAGGCACTGGCACAAGACTGTTTTCCCTCGGTCCTTTGGGATTGAACAGTTTCAAAATAGGAGGGTTAGGAGGGGGTGTTATGCCCCCGTTACTTTTGAGCACTCATCAACAACCTCACATG CGGGTGGTCAATCCGATGCGAGCACGAGTGTTGTCCGAAGCAGACGTGAcgtcagatcggaaaattctggGAATATCTCTGGACGACGATACGGATCAAAAACCGCACGCGTTCAGCCGAATGGCGTGGCCCAGAACCCGACCTTAAAATCCCAGTCGGATAACGCCCCGGAAACGTCGAAATCCATCAAAGGAAGCG AGGACATCGTTGGAgatagggaagaaaaaaatgatcaggaCGAAACCGTCGGATCGAGTCTACTGGATCCCCTCGGTCTTAAGGACAAGGTGGAAGACTTCATGGAAGATTTGGGCAACTTTCCGAACCCTTTGGACGCTCTGAGGGGAGACGGTCGTCATCCGGGGCTACCTCATTACCTGGGCAAGGCAGATTCGTCGACAAAAACATCCCAAGTGCCTCAAATCGAGGAACACATCGTGGGCGCGTCCCAGCAGTACAACCAATACCCGAATCAGTACCAACAAGGAGCCAACGATTACACCCTGACGAGTCAAAACTACCCCCAGACGAATTCGCGGCAACAGTATCAGCAACAACCGATCGTCGGCGGGTACAGACAGTCGCAGGGTCAACAACGACCGATCGTTCAACCGCACTCGACGATACCGCAAAATCCAGCACCCAGGCCGCCTATCCCGTTATTCGGAACGTCCCCCGTACCCCAACCACCCTTCGGGCCGGCGTGGACCGGCAGATCGAATCAAATG gcttaTCAGCGTAATTCGATGCCTTATCAGGGATACGCGGCATCTGGTTATCCGAATTCTTATGCACAGATGAACGGCCAGATGACCGGGGCTAAGAGTTCGATGGTCGGGGCGCCGAATCCGACGATTCAATCATCTAATTCTAACGGGCCCGTGAACGAGCAACAGACGAATGGCCGGAATATGAATCAACCGATATTGGGCAGCCCTTCACCTTCGTCGGGCGGACAAGAAGCGATAATCGGAGCACCGAATCCAACGTCTGGATTTTACGGGGGTGGACAAGATTTGTCGCCTTTTTCCGACGTGGTCGGAGTTGCGCAACGCGTGATAGGACCGTTGATACAAGATTCGTTTACTGGGAGCGGCGGACCTTACGGTTATCAAAATAGGAACGCGAATCCGATGACGGGAATGTTCAACGGTGCTGATCGGTACGGAAGATACGGCGGTTACAACGGTGGATCATCACCTAGACACCTCGGACTCGGTGGCCTCTACGACAATGGTTTCAACAATTTATTCGACGGGGGCTACAACGATTGGAATTATCACAACGATCGGTACGACAGAATTTATGGAGACGGATACGAATACGGGGGCGATTATCCGGGCTACGGATACGGTCATCACCATCATAATCATCAATATTCGCAAATATTCAAATAG